A DNA window from Methylobacterium sp. NMS14P contains the following coding sequences:
- a CDS encoding DCC1-like thiol-disulfide oxidoreductase family protein encodes MTTPSTEAALTVVYDGECPFCSNYVHLMALRRSVGTVALVDARSGGPLVDEITRRGYDLNEGMVVRHGPDLYYGADALVLLSRLSDDRGVASRLLARLLRSPGRARLLYPAMKLGRRVTLLMLGRTLLAQPGGAPTR; translated from the coding sequence ATGACCACCCCCTCGACCGAGGCCGCCCTGACGGTGGTCTACGACGGCGAATGCCCGTTCTGCTCCAACTACGTGCACCTCATGGCCCTGCGCCGGTCGGTGGGCACCGTCGCCCTGGTGGACGCCCGGAGCGGCGGTCCCCTGGTCGACGAGATCACCCGGCGCGGGTACGACCTCAACGAGGGCATGGTCGTCCGGCACGGCCCGGATCTCTATTACGGCGCGGACGCGCTCGTCCTGCTGTCACGCCTCAGCGACGACCGGGGCGTGGCCAGCCGGCTCCTCGCGCGGCTGCTGCGCAGCCCGGGACGCGCGCGGCTGCTCTACCCGGCGATGAAGCTCGGGCGGCGCGTCACGCTTCTGATGCTCGGCCGGACGCTCCTCGCACAGCCCGGCGGCGCGCCGACCCGCTGA
- a CDS encoding glycosyltransferase family 2 protein has protein sequence MKVSFIVCTRNRVASLLETLDSVTRAIEAVPDAEAEIIVVDNGSQDGTDTALKRWSASVPTDRFDVLLLAQSRPGVAGSRNAAIARSSGDIIAFIDDDCVLSDQYLRDLIAHYAGDTESIIRGGRVELGSAQDIDFTTKTDARASRLTYPAHPGGFVHGCNMTCSRAVIERIGGFDAAFGPGATFRAAEDTDFIYRGWAAGVAVEYVPDMSVKHFHGRRDPRTIDRLHWNYQFGNGALYAKHIGRSPWLIKHLYWSARNAARELVGGPCFDAHLGLTWRALVTANLSGVLAFAWHSARTLPTRSSVRA, from the coding sequence ATGAAAGTCAGCTTTATCGTATGTACACGGAACCGTGTCGCGTCCCTCCTGGAGACGCTAGACTCGGTGACGCGCGCGATCGAGGCCGTGCCGGACGCTGAGGCCGAGATCATCGTGGTGGATAACGGGTCGCAGGATGGGACGGATACGGCGTTGAAGCGCTGGTCGGCTTCCGTCCCAACGGATCGGTTCGATGTTCTGCTCCTCGCACAGTCGCGCCCCGGCGTCGCCGGGTCTCGAAATGCCGCGATCGCGCGTTCTTCCGGCGACATCATCGCGTTTATCGATGACGATTGTGTCCTGTCGGATCAGTATCTGCGAGATCTGATCGCGCACTATGCCGGCGACACGGAGAGCATCATTCGCGGTGGCCGGGTCGAGCTGGGATCGGCGCAGGACATCGACTTCACCACGAAGACCGACGCCCGGGCCAGCCGGCTGACGTACCCGGCCCATCCCGGCGGCTTCGTCCACGGTTGCAACATGACCTGCAGCCGGGCCGTCATCGAGCGGATCGGCGGGTTCGACGCGGCGTTCGGCCCCGGAGCGACGTTCCGCGCGGCCGAAGATACGGACTTCATCTATCGCGGCTGGGCGGCCGGCGTGGCCGTCGAGTACGTGCCCGACATGAGCGTCAAGCACTTCCACGGGCGCCGGGATCCGCGCACGATCGACCGTCTGCACTGGAACTACCAGTTCGGCAACGGCGCGCTCTACGCCAAACACATCGGCCGCAGCCCGTGGCTGATCAAGCACCTGTACTGGTCAGCCCGCAACGCCGCCCGCGAACTGGTCGGGGGCCCGTGCTTCGACGCGCATCTCGGCCTGACGTGGCGGGCCCTCGTGACCGCCAACCTGTCCGGCGTCCTGGCCTTCGCCTGGCACAGCGCGCGGACGCTGCCGACGCGCTCCTCCGTTCGGGCCTAG
- a CDS encoding oligosaccharide flippase family protein, with amino-acid sequence MAELREGPEATAPPAFSKRRSLAWMGFCQGGLFLAQFGTSLALARLLTPHETGIFSLAAAIAGLLSTLRSCGLSSYIVRAERVDAALLASVFTVNLMLSGAAAILILAFSVFGSVLLGEPDVQRALAILAVVPLVGALEFRPAAMIERHGNFRGVALVNMLRGLVASGAMLALALLGFSYMSQAYGQAAGAVAAALAANGLGLRYVSLRVGLAGWREILTYGGRLFAIAGIAGIAGRMGDLVLGRMLGLSALGLYSRAASLNTLMWDHLHVVITRITFVDLANQQRNGQSLRTCYLHTLRMITVLLWPAFAGAAVLAGPIVRVLLGPGWEGAALPFCLLSLAAIVLTSLSMTWEVFLIRDQTALQARFEFLRHGAGLVMFSAGCLFGLGGAGAARIGEALLAVGLYRPHLERMTDTFRRDYAPIYLHAATLTAIAVAPAILVMSAWGWSAETPLPSLAAAIAAGIAGWVCGLWYLDHPLVAEARLLLAHMRPARPATTVSDL; translated from the coding sequence ATGGCAGAACTCCGAGAGGGGCCGGAAGCGACGGCGCCGCCCGCGTTCTCGAAGCGCCGGAGCCTGGCCTGGATGGGGTTCTGCCAGGGCGGCCTGTTCCTGGCACAGTTCGGCACCTCGCTGGCCCTGGCACGCCTGCTCACGCCCCATGAGACCGGCATCTTCAGCCTCGCCGCCGCCATCGCGGGCCTGCTGTCGACGCTGCGCTCCTGCGGCCTGTCGAGCTACATCGTCCGGGCGGAGCGGGTGGATGCGGCCCTGCTGGCGAGCGTCTTCACGGTGAACCTGATGCTGTCGGGCGCGGCCGCGATCCTGATCCTGGCGTTCAGCGTGTTCGGCAGCGTCCTCCTCGGCGAGCCGGATGTCCAGCGCGCCCTGGCCATCCTCGCCGTGGTGCCCCTTGTCGGGGCGCTGGAGTTCCGCCCGGCCGCCATGATCGAGCGGCACGGCAATTTCCGCGGCGTGGCCCTGGTCAACATGCTGCGCGGTCTCGTCGCCAGCGGCGCGATGCTGGCGCTGGCCCTCCTCGGCTTCAGCTACATGAGCCAGGCCTACGGGCAGGCGGCGGGCGCCGTCGCGGCAGCGCTGGCGGCGAACGGCCTCGGCCTGCGCTACGTGTCGCTCCGCGTGGGACTCGCCGGCTGGCGCGAGATCCTGACCTACGGCGGCCGGCTCTTCGCCATCGCGGGGATCGCGGGGATCGCCGGCCGGATGGGCGACCTCGTCCTCGGGCGGATGCTCGGGCTCAGCGCCCTCGGCCTCTACTCCCGCGCGGCGAGCCTCAACACCCTGATGTGGGACCATCTGCACGTGGTGATCACCCGCATCACCTTCGTGGACCTCGCCAACCAGCAGCGGAACGGACAGTCCCTGCGCACCTGCTACCTCCACACGTTGCGGATGATCACCGTGCTGCTCTGGCCGGCCTTCGCGGGCGCGGCCGTCCTGGCCGGGCCGATCGTGCGCGTCCTGCTCGGGCCGGGCTGGGAGGGCGCGGCGCTGCCCTTCTGCCTGCTGTCCCTGGCCGCGATCGTCCTGACCTCGCTCAGCATGACCTGGGAGGTGTTCCTGATCCGGGACCAGACCGCCCTGCAGGCGCGGTTCGAGTTCCTGCGCCACGGCGCCGGCCTCGTGATGTTCAGCGCCGGCTGCCTGTTCGGCCTCGGCGGCGCGGGCGCGGCCCGGATCGGCGAGGCGCTCCTGGCGGTCGGCCTCTACCGGCCGCATCTCGAGCGGATGACCGACACGTTCAGGCGCGACTACGCCCCCATCTACCTCCACGCCGCCACCCTGACGGCGATCGCCGTCGCGCCCGCCATCCTGGTCATGTCGGCCTGGGGCTGGTCGGCCGAGACGCCGCTCCCGAGCCTCGCGGCCGCGATCGCCGCGGGCATCGCGGGCTGGGTCTGCGGCCTCTGGTACCTGGACCATCCCCTCGTCGCGGAAGCGCGCCTGCTGCTCGCGCACATGCGCCCGGCCCGCCCGGCCACGACCGTTTCGGACCTCTAG
- a CDS encoding LysR family transcriptional regulator — protein sequence MADFRSLEVFYWVAKLSSFRRASEKVNTTQPAVSQRIAALEHEYGTLFERRSRDVALTERGRLLLGFAERFLALQTEMSAALHETGRTRGTLRLGVSETIVHLWLSRFIERMRAAHPGIGVDITVDISPNMQAALVADEIDLAFLVGPITLPSFANRPLFSTPIAWIAAPGLLPGDEPLSLGALLHHPLITYPRNTSPYVELRDLVLQENLLPSQIHTSASLATIVKMGVEALGICVIPPAVVEAELRAGTLRVLPAEPMLSDLTFTAMHTKRPAHHFVADAARLAQEVAETWAAAR from the coding sequence ATGGCGGATTTCCGCAGCTTGGAGGTGTTCTACTGGGTCGCGAAACTCTCGAGCTTCCGCCGCGCCAGCGAGAAGGTGAACACCACGCAGCCGGCGGTCTCCCAGCGCATCGCGGCCCTGGAGCACGAGTACGGGACGCTGTTCGAGCGCCGCAGCCGGGACGTCGCGCTGACGGAGCGGGGACGCCTGCTCCTCGGCTTCGCGGAGCGGTTCCTGGCGCTCCAAACCGAGATGAGCGCGGCCCTGCACGAGACCGGCCGGACGCGGGGCACCCTGCGGCTCGGCGTGTCCGAGACGATCGTCCACCTTTGGCTGTCGCGCTTCATCGAGCGCATGCGCGCCGCTCATCCCGGGATCGGCGTCGACATCACCGTCGACATCTCGCCGAACATGCAGGCCGCCCTCGTCGCCGACGAGATCGACCTTGCCTTCCTCGTCGGCCCGATCACCCTGCCGAGCTTCGCCAACCGGCCCCTGTTCAGCACACCGATCGCCTGGATCGCCGCGCCGGGCCTGCTGCCGGGCGACGAGCCCCTGAGCCTCGGCGCGCTGCTGCACCACCCGCTCATCACCTACCCGCGCAACACCAGTCCGTACGTCGAGTTGCGCGACCTCGTCCTCCAGGAGAACCTCCTGCCGAGCCAGATCCACACGAGCGCCTCCCTGGCCACGATCGTGAAGATGGGCGTCGAGGCCCTCGGGATCTGCGTGATACCGCCGGCCGTGGTCGAGGCCGAACTCCGTGCCGGCACCCTGCGGGTCCTGCCGGCCGAACCGATGCTCTCGGACCTGACCTTCACGGCGATGCACACGAAGCGGCCGGCCCACCACTTCGTGGCGGACGCGGCCCGCCTCGCCCAGGAGGTCGCCGAGACCTGGGCTGCCGCCCGATAA
- a CDS encoding putative hydro-lyase gives MSQHAGADGAPPVFADAADARRAIRAGRFRGHTSGLVPAHAQGNLMILPRAMAEDFHRFCQQNPKPCPILGVSQPGAHALPTLGTDLDLATDVPGYRVYEDGELVAELPDLTGVWRDDLVTFVLGCSFSFEAGLIEAGIPLRHVALGRNVAMYRTSIATQPSGPFHGPLVVSMRPMKAADAIKAVQVTARMPAVHGAPIHLGDPGLIGIRDLARPDFGDPVPIEPDEIPVFWACGVTPQAVAMAARLPLCITHAPGHMLITDLLNRDLPFL, from the coding sequence GTGAGCCAGCACGCGGGCGCCGACGGCGCGCCACCTGTCTTCGCCGACGCCGCGGACGCGCGGCGCGCGATCCGCGCGGGTCGGTTCCGGGGCCACACCTCGGGTCTCGTTCCCGCCCACGCGCAGGGCAACCTGATGATCCTGCCGCGGGCCATGGCGGAGGATTTCCACCGCTTCTGCCAGCAGAACCCGAAGCCGTGCCCGATCCTCGGCGTCTCGCAGCCCGGCGCCCACGCGCTTCCGACGCTGGGGACCGATCTCGACCTCGCCACCGACGTCCCCGGCTACCGCGTCTACGAGGACGGCGAGCTCGTGGCGGAGCTGCCCGACCTGACCGGTGTGTGGCGGGACGATCTCGTCACCTTCGTCCTCGGCTGCTCCTTCTCGTTCGAGGCCGGCCTGATCGAGGCGGGCATCCCGCTCCGGCACGTCGCCCTCGGCCGCAACGTCGCGATGTACCGGACCTCGATCGCCACCCAACCGTCGGGCCCGTTCCACGGCCCCCTGGTGGTCTCCATGCGACCGATGAAGGCGGCGGACGCCATCAAAGCCGTGCAGGTGACGGCCCGGATGCCGGCGGTCCACGGGGCGCCGATCCATCTCGGCGACCCGGGCCTGATCGGCATCCGCGACCTCGCGCGGCCGGATTTCGGCGACCCCGTGCCGATCGAGCCCGACGAGATCCCGGTCTTCTGGGCCTGCGGGGTCACCCCGCAGGCGGTGGCGATGGCGGCGCGGCTGCCGCTCTGCATCACCCACGCGCCCGGTCACATGCTGATCACCGACCTCCTCAACCGCGACCTGCCGTTCCTGTGA
- a CDS encoding MFS transporter: MWVKDTSPAERRVLGAAFAGYGVDAFDYMVYTFLIPTLVVVWGLTKVEAGNIATAALVTSAIGGWAAGILADRYGRVVVLQGTVAWFTLFTVLSGFTHSYEQLLVTRALQGFGFGGEWAVGSVLIAETIQARYRGKAVGLVQSSWAVGWACAAIAFWAVFALAEPAVAWRILFWLGALPSVLIFWIRRNIEDPEVYRQTRAAMRDVGDTGSFLDIFSRPLIGRTVLASLLATGMQGGYYAVTTWLPTYLKTERNLSVLNTSGYLLMLIFGSFVGYLTSAWLSDRIGRRLGFILFGFCAGVLVLAYTLIPITDPVMLVLGFPLGFFLSGVFSGMGAFLSELFPSRIRGSAQGFCYNFGRATGAICPAVVGHLSGSLTLGIAIGVVAAGAYCLVIVAALLLPETAGRALDSRSADPAEPEPVAAL, from the coding sequence ATGTGGGTGAAAGACACGAGTCCGGCGGAGCGCCGGGTCCTGGGCGCGGCCTTCGCGGGCTACGGCGTCGATGCGTTCGACTACATGGTCTACACGTTCCTGATCCCGACGCTGGTCGTGGTCTGGGGCCTGACCAAGGTCGAGGCCGGCAACATCGCCACCGCCGCGCTGGTGACCTCGGCGATCGGCGGCTGGGCGGCCGGGATCCTGGCCGACCGCTACGGCCGGGTCGTCGTCCTGCAGGGCACCGTCGCGTGGTTCACCCTGTTCACGGTGCTCAGCGGCTTCACCCATTCCTACGAGCAGCTGCTCGTGACCCGCGCGCTGCAGGGCTTCGGCTTCGGCGGCGAGTGGGCGGTGGGCTCCGTGCTGATCGCCGAGACGATCCAGGCCCGCTACCGCGGCAAGGCGGTGGGGCTCGTCCAGTCGAGCTGGGCGGTCGGCTGGGCCTGCGCGGCGATCGCCTTCTGGGCCGTGTTCGCCCTGGCGGAGCCGGCGGTGGCGTGGCGGATCCTGTTCTGGCTGGGCGCCCTCCCCTCGGTGCTGATCTTCTGGATCCGCCGCAACATCGAGGATCCCGAGGTCTACCGGCAGACCCGCGCCGCCATGCGGGACGTCGGCGACACCGGCAGCTTCCTCGACATCTTCTCTCGGCCGCTGATCGGCCGGACCGTCCTGGCGAGCCTGCTCGCGACCGGCATGCAGGGCGGCTACTACGCGGTGACCACGTGGCTCCCGACCTACCTGAAGACCGAGCGCAACCTCTCGGTTCTGAACACCAGCGGCTACCTGCTGATGCTGATCTTCGGGTCGTTCGTCGGGTATCTGACCAGCGCCTGGCTCTCCGACCGCATCGGCCGCCGCCTGGGCTTCATCCTGTTCGGCTTCTGCGCCGGCGTTCTCGTCCTGGCCTACACGCTGATCCCGATCACCGACCCGGTGATGCTGGTCCTCGGCTTCCCCCTGGGCTTCTTCCTCTCCGGCGTCTTCTCCGGGATGGGCGCCTTCCTGAGCGAGCTGTTCCCGAGCCGGATCCGCGGCTCGGCGCAGGGCTTCTGCTACAATTTCGGCCGCGCCACCGGCGCGATCTGCCCCGCCGTGGTGGGCCACCTCAGCGGCTCGCTGACACTCGGCATCGCCATCGGCGTCGTGGCGGCGGGCGCCTATTGCCTCGTGATCGTCGCGGCGCTTCTCTTGCCGGAAACGGCGGGCCGCGCGCTCGATTCTCGCAGCGCGGATCCGGCCGAGCCGGAACCCGTTGCGGCCTTATGA
- a CDS encoding 5-oxoprolinase subunit PxpA, with the protein MTSVDLNSDLGEGYGAYACGDDAAILGIVTSANVACGLHAGDPEIMARTFALAKERGVAVGAHPGFPDLWGFGRRRMPYSPAEIERLVAYQIGAAQALAAYAGHRITYVKAHGALANVAAEERPVADAIARAVRAVDRELALLAIALTAQVPAGEACGLEVHQEIFADRGYTPSGLLIPRSQPGAMITDAGEAADRVLRMVEAGAILTADGQTLPTPIHSICVHGDSDHAVATARAVRTRLEGAGVTLAPFRP; encoded by the coding sequence ATGACCAGCGTGGACCTGAATTCCGACCTCGGCGAGGGCTACGGCGCCTACGCCTGCGGCGACGACGCGGCGATCCTCGGGATCGTCACCTCGGCCAACGTCGCCTGCGGGCTCCACGCCGGCGACCCCGAGATCATGGCCCGGACCTTCGCGCTGGCGAAGGAGCGCGGCGTCGCCGTCGGCGCCCATCCGGGCTTCCCGGACCTCTGGGGATTCGGGCGGCGGCGGATGCCGTACAGCCCGGCCGAGATCGAGCGGCTCGTCGCCTACCAGATCGGCGCCGCGCAGGCGCTCGCCGCCTATGCCGGCCACCGCATCACCTACGTGAAGGCGCACGGGGCCTTGGCCAACGTCGCCGCGGAGGAGCGGCCGGTGGCCGACGCCATCGCCCGCGCGGTCCGCGCGGTGGACCGGGAGCTCGCGCTGCTCGCCATCGCGCTGACCGCCCAGGTGCCGGCGGGCGAGGCCTGCGGCCTCGAGGTTCACCAGGAGATCTTCGCCGACCGCGGCTACACGCCGTCCGGCCTGCTGATCCCCCGCAGCCAGCCCGGCGCGATGATCACCGATGCCGGCGAGGCGGCCGACCGCGTCCTGCGCATGGTCGAGGCGGGCGCGATCCTCACGGCCGACGGTCAAACGCTGCCGACGCCGATCCACTCGATCTGCGTCCACGGCGATTCCGACCACGCCGTCGCCACGGCGCGGGCGGTGCGGACCCGGCTGGAGGGCGCGGGCGTCACGCTGGCGCCGTTCCGGCCGTGA
- a CDS encoding 5-oxoprolinase subunit B family protein → MSAALDEPRLLDAGEAALVVEFGSTVDPAISDRVLALDDALGADPPEGLRERVPTYRSLMLHYDPLVLDRGTLAERVRALVAGATARAASPTHWTLPCCYDAPHGEDVAQVAERSGLTPEAVVSTHAATTFRVYMYGFAPGFAYLGGLPKPLAVPRRASPRPPHPRNAIMIGGGLAAVATVPMPTGWYVIGATPSRLYAPERDPSFFVGAGDLIRFEPVDAATFDALTAREAAGEPVARRGEAR, encoded by the coding sequence GTGAGCGCGGCGCTGGACGAGCCCCGCCTCCTCGACGCCGGCGAGGCGGCCCTCGTGGTCGAGTTCGGCAGCACCGTCGACCCCGCGATCAGCGACCGGGTCCTGGCGCTCGACGACGCCCTCGGGGCGGACCCGCCGGAGGGGCTGCGGGAGCGCGTGCCGACCTACCGCTCCCTGATGCTGCACTACGACCCGCTGGTGCTCGACCGCGGGACGCTCGCCGAGCGGGTCCGGGCGCTGGTGGCGGGCGCGACCGCGCGCGCGGCGAGCCCAACCCACTGGACCCTGCCCTGCTGCTACGACGCGCCCCACGGGGAGGACGTGGCGCAGGTCGCCGAGCGGAGCGGCCTGACGCCGGAGGCGGTGGTGTCGACCCACGCGGCCACAACCTTCCGGGTCTACATGTACGGCTTCGCGCCGGGCTTCGCGTATCTCGGTGGCCTGCCGAAGCCCCTGGCGGTGCCCCGGCGGGCGAGCCCGCGGCCGCCCCATCCGCGCAACGCCATCATGATCGGCGGCGGCCTCGCCGCGGTGGCGACCGTGCCGATGCCGACCGGCTGGTACGTGATCGGCGCGACGCCGTCCCGCCTCTACGCGCCGGAGCGCGACCCGAGCTTCTTCGTCGGCGCCGGCGACCTGATCCGCTTCGAGCCCGTCGATGCCGCGACCTTCGACGCCCTCACGGCCCGCGAGGCGGCGGGCGAGCCGGTGGCCCGCCGCGGGGAGGCGCGCTGA
- a CDS encoding biotin-dependent carboxyltransferase family protein, whose protein sequence is MTALVIDSTGPGVTLQDGGRHGYLRYGITAAGPMDPLMHAAANRAASNPLDATAVEISTGGVTVSVQDGAVGIALLAPGFRVALDGVPLPDTVALTVEPGQTLVVRAGDAGAWGYLAVAGRLDVAPVLGSAATHTRSGLGGLDGRGLAAGDRLPVAESRTPDGPPQRLVAPWLGRDGREIRVVLGPQDDYFAPDQVEAFLAGPWTVSPRGDRMACFVDGTPLTHAKGHDIVSDGVAMGAIQVPGNGLPIILMADRQSTGGYPKIATVIGPDLGRLAQVRGGARLSFRRVTVAEAVAARRAERDLLREAVPREPVIRTDFASDFLLGLNLVGGVTDGRA, encoded by the coding sequence ATGACCGCCCTCGTCATCGACTCCACCGGACCCGGCGTCACCCTGCAGGACGGGGGCCGGCACGGCTACCTGCGCTACGGCATCACCGCCGCGGGCCCGATGGACCCGCTGATGCACGCCGCCGCCAACCGGGCGGCGTCGAACCCCCTCGACGCCACCGCCGTCGAGATCTCCACCGGCGGCGTCACCGTCTCGGTGCAGGACGGCGCCGTCGGGATCGCCCTGCTCGCGCCGGGCTTCCGCGTCGCGCTGGACGGCGTGCCGCTGCCCGACACGGTCGCGCTCACCGTGGAGCCCGGCCAGACCCTCGTCGTGCGGGCCGGCGACGCGGGCGCCTGGGGCTACCTCGCGGTCGCCGGGCGGCTCGACGTGGCGCCGGTCCTGGGATCGGCGGCGACCCATACCCGCTCGGGGCTCGGCGGCCTCGACGGGCGCGGCCTCGCCGCGGGCGACCGCCTCCCCGTCGCCGAGAGCCGGACCCCGGACGGGCCGCCGCAGCGGCTCGTCGCACCCTGGCTCGGCCGCGACGGCCGGGAGATCCGGGTCGTGCTGGGTCCGCAGGACGACTACTTCGCGCCCGACCAGGTCGAGGCCTTCCTGGCCGGTCCCTGGACAGTCTCGCCCCGGGGCGACCGGATGGCGTGCTTCGTCGACGGCACGCCGCTGACGCACGCCAAGGGGCACGACATCGTCTCCGACGGCGTCGCCATGGGGGCGATCCAGGTGCCCGGCAACGGCCTGCCGATCATCCTGATGGCCGACCGGCAGTCCACCGGCGGCTACCCGAAGATCGCCACGGTGATCGGGCCGGATCTCGGGCGGCTGGCGCAGGTCCGGGGCGGGGCGCGCCTGTCGTTCCGGCGCGTCACGGTGGCGGAGGCGGTCGCGGCGCGCCGCGCCGAGCGCGATCTCCTGCGCGAGGCGGTCCCGCGCGAGCCGGTCATCCGCACGGATTTCGCGTCGGACTTCCTGCTCGGCCTCAACCTCGTCGGCGGCGTCACCGACGGCCGCGCCTGA
- a CDS encoding aldolase → MAHAVTAPETPPARSNEPLNADSVRRARVDLAACLRWAARNGLEEGICNHFSAVLPERPDLFLVNPYGLAFAEVTASSLLLCDFHGNVLEGDGQPEATAFHIHAELHRLKPRARAAFHTHMPYATALAMLEGEPLTWSGQTALRFYGRIAVDEDYNGLALDSSEGRRIAESAGEADVVFLKNHGVMVLGETIAEAWDDLYYLERAAQAQVLAMSTGRALKAVPEAIVKRVAAQEAAGRAESARLHLESVKRVLARDEPAFLA, encoded by the coding sequence ATGGCGCACGCCGTGACCGCCCCGGAGACCCCGCCGGCCCGCAGCAACGAGCCCCTGAACGCCGACAGCGTGCGCCGCGCCCGGGTCGACCTCGCCGCCTGCCTGCGCTGGGCCGCCCGCAACGGTCTGGAAGAAGGGATCTGCAACCACTTCTCGGCGGTGCTGCCGGAGCGGCCCGACCTGTTCCTGGTCAATCCCTACGGCCTCGCCTTCGCGGAGGTCACCGCGTCGAGCCTGCTCCTCTGCGACTTCCACGGCAACGTCCTCGAGGGCGACGGCCAGCCGGAGGCGACCGCCTTCCACATCCACGCGGAGCTGCACCGGCTGAAGCCCCGCGCGCGGGCCGCGTTCCACACCCACATGCCCTACGCGACGGCGCTGGCCATGCTGGAGGGCGAGCCCCTGACGTGGTCGGGCCAGACGGCGCTGCGCTTCTACGGCCGGATCGCCGTGGACGAGGACTACAACGGTCTCGCGCTCGACTCGTCCGAGGGCCGGCGGATCGCCGAGAGCGCCGGGGAGGCGGACGTCGTGTTCCTGAAGAACCACGGCGTGATGGTGCTGGGCGAGACCATCGCGGAGGCCTGGGACGACCTCTACTACCTGGAGCGCGCCGCGCAGGCGCAGGTCCTGGCCATGAGCACGGGGCGCGCGCTCAAGGCCGTGCCCGAGGCGATCGTGAAGCGCGTGGCGGCCCAGGAGGCGGCCGGCCGCGCCGAGAGCGCGCGCCTGCACCTGGAGAGCGTCAAGCGGGTGCTCGCCCGGGACGAGCCCGCCTTCCTGGCGTGA
- a CDS encoding lytic murein transglycosylase → MDDRAAPKRPATRSGAARAVLATGAALGIVAPAFAAGPDPSPAAAPQAFESCRADLIAWVTARAVPRGLAEAQLADLAPDPDVIAATQSQGEFVRPIWDYIEASVTPARVEAGQRKLAEHADTLAAIEAEYGVDRHVLLAFWGVESSYGAVLDNAAVVKPVVRSLATLGCSDPTRATYWRDELAAALQILAWNQAPLDRMPAGLTGSWAGAMGHTQFMPSVYQREAVDFDGDGRRDIWTSVPDALASTANYLRSHGWKPGAGWGTEAVLPGTFDAALADETTVRTVAAWRALGVRPARDRALPDTAEATLILPAGIRGPAFLLQPNFAVILRYNTALSYALTVALLSDRLRGDPGLVHDWPRGDRALTADERRDLQARLTERGFATGGVDGKIGPKTRAALRAFQGSVGLPADGYADAALLDRVRAAP, encoded by the coding sequence CGCCGCCGGGCCGGACCCGTCGCCGGCGGCCGCGCCGCAGGCCTTCGAGAGCTGCCGGGCCGACCTGATCGCCTGGGTCACGGCCCGCGCGGTGCCGCGGGGCCTCGCCGAGGCGCAGCTCGCCGATCTCGCGCCCGACCCGGACGTGATCGCCGCGACCCAGAGCCAGGGCGAGTTCGTCCGGCCGATCTGGGACTACATCGAGGCCAGCGTCACGCCGGCCCGCGTCGAGGCCGGTCAGCGCAAGCTCGCCGAGCACGCCGACACGCTCGCGGCCATCGAGGCCGAGTACGGGGTCGACCGCCACGTCCTGCTGGCGTTCTGGGGCGTAGAATCGAGTTACGGCGCGGTGCTCGACAACGCGGCGGTGGTGAAGCCGGTCGTCCGCTCGCTCGCGACGCTCGGCTGCAGCGATCCCACCCGCGCGACCTACTGGCGCGACGAGCTGGCGGCGGCGCTCCAGATCCTGGCCTGGAACCAGGCGCCCCTCGACCGGATGCCCGCGGGCCTGACCGGGTCCTGGGCCGGCGCCATGGGGCACACGCAGTTCATGCCCAGCGTCTACCAGCGCGAGGCGGTCGATTTCGACGGCGACGGCCGGCGCGACATCTGGACCTCGGTGCCGGACGCCCTCGCGTCGACGGCGAACTACCTGCGCAGCCACGGCTGGAAGCCCGGCGCGGGCTGGGGCACCGAGGCGGTGCTGCCCGGGACCTTCGACGCGGCGCTGGCCGACGAGACCACGGTCCGCACCGTCGCGGCGTGGCGGGCGCTCGGCGTGAGGCCCGCCCGCGACCGCGCCCTGCCGGACACGGCCGAGGCGACCCTGATCCTGCCCGCCGGGATCCGCGGCCCCGCCTTCCTGCTGCAGCCGAACTTCGCGGTGATCCTCCGCTACAACACGGCCCTGTCCTACGCGCTGACCGTCGCGCTCCTGTCGGACCGCCTGCGCGGCGACCCGGGCCTGGTGCACGACTGGCCGCGGGGCGACCGAGCGCTCACCGCCGACGAGCGGCGCGACCTGCAGGCTCGCCTCACCGAGCGCGGCTTCGCCACCGGCGGGGTCGACGGCAAGATCGGACCGAAGACGCGGGCGGCGCTGCGCGCCTTCCAGGGATCGGTCGGCCTGCCGGCGGACGGCTACGCCGACGCCGCGCTGCTGGACCGGGTCCGGGCCGCGCCCTGA